From a single Carassius carassius chromosome 8, fCarCar2.1, whole genome shotgun sequence genomic region:
- the LOC132145207 gene encoding uncharacterized protein LOC132145207 isoform X2 has translation MGPEELPDLMDTMSSTPPPSPRPVCSSFSPPYCSPPFVTLRSPATRHLTQLDPWRRHSWEPGAVAQGYPPNDTRSVSLEDLDPDEMSLVLNGALRSKRAREARRSVTQASLTSLTEEEVGAEHQEHHQSALEVQSNQMHGCSVSAPSLCIMQQMPRSSAPRPRSYCHEHFSCLVRCNLESVSYHQIGGSSHSIDSEFASPDWDIDRGQIKAEGHKNKEDASGNRLERTLSFLRKMAAKSKITFK, from the exons ATGGGCCCTGAGGAGCTGCCTGACCTTATGGACACG ATGTCGAGCACTCCTCCTCCCTCTCCTCGTCCTGTCTGTTCATCATTCTCACCTCCTTACTGCTCTCCACCGTTCGTGACCTTACGCTCCCCTGCCACTCGTCACCTGACTCAGCTCGACCCCTGGAGGAGACACAGCTGGGAACCTGGAGCTGTTGCACAGGGATATCCACCCAATGACACACGCAG TGTTAGTCTTGAAGATCTGGATCCGGATGAGATGTCCTTAGTGCTAAACGGTGCACTGAGGTCAAAAAGAGCTCGAGAGGCCCGCAGGTCTGTCACTCAAGCTTCCCTGACATCACTCACCGAGGAGGAAGTTGGAGCAGAGCATCAGGAACATCATCAATCAGCGCTGGAG GTGCAGTCCAATCAGATGCATGGCTGCAGTGTCTCCGCCCCCAGCCTGTGTATCATGCAGCAGATGCCCAGAAGCTCCGCCCCTCGCCCGCGTTCCTACTGCCATG AACATTTTTCTTGTCTTGTTCGGTGTAATCTAGAGAGTGTTTCGTACCACCAGATTGGAGGATCATCTCACAG TATAGACAGCGAGTTTGCTTCTCCGGATTGGGACATAGATAGAGGGCAAATAAAGGCTGAGGGGCACAAAAACAAAGAGGATGCCTCAGGAAATCGTCTGGAGCGAACACTGAGCTTCCTGCGCAAGATGGCTGCTAAAAGCAAG ATCACATTCAAATGA
- the LOC132145207 gene encoding uncharacterized protein LOC132145207 isoform X1: MGPEELPDLMDTMSSTPPPSPRPVCSSFSPPYCSPPFVTLRSPATRHLTQLDPWRRHSWEPGAVAQGYPPNDTRSVSLEDLDPDEMSLVLNGALRSKRAREARRSVTQASLTSLTEEEVGAEHQEHHQSALEVQSNQMHGCSVSAPSLCIMQQMPRSSAPRPRSYCHEHFSCLVRCNLESVSYHQIGGSSHSIDSEFASPDWDIDRGQIKAEGHKNKEDASGNRLERTLSFLRKMAAKSKFQTLICACTHTNNHTWVQSAV; the protein is encoded by the exons ATGGGCCCTGAGGAGCTGCCTGACCTTATGGACACG ATGTCGAGCACTCCTCCTCCCTCTCCTCGTCCTGTCTGTTCATCATTCTCACCTCCTTACTGCTCTCCACCGTTCGTGACCTTACGCTCCCCTGCCACTCGTCACCTGACTCAGCTCGACCCCTGGAGGAGACACAGCTGGGAACCTGGAGCTGTTGCACAGGGATATCCACCCAATGACACACGCAG TGTTAGTCTTGAAGATCTGGATCCGGATGAGATGTCCTTAGTGCTAAACGGTGCACTGAGGTCAAAAAGAGCTCGAGAGGCCCGCAGGTCTGTCACTCAAGCTTCCCTGACATCACTCACCGAGGAGGAAGTTGGAGCAGAGCATCAGGAACATCATCAATCAGCGCTGGAG GTGCAGTCCAATCAGATGCATGGCTGCAGTGTCTCCGCCCCCAGCCTGTGTATCATGCAGCAGATGCCCAGAAGCTCCGCCCCTCGCCCGCGTTCCTACTGCCATG AACATTTTTCTTGTCTTGTTCGGTGTAATCTAGAGAGTGTTTCGTACCACCAGATTGGAGGATCATCTCACAG TATAGACAGCGAGTTTGCTTCTCCGGATTGGGACATAGATAGAGGGCAAATAAAGGCTGAGGGGCACAAAAACAAAGAGGATGCCTCAGGAAATCGTCTGGAGCGAACACTGAGCTTCCTGCGCAAGATGGCTGCTAAAAGCAAG ttCCAGACGCTTAtatgtgcatgcacacacacaaacaatcacacaTGGGTCCAGTCAGCTGTTTGA